A region of the Streptomyces durocortorensis genome:
ACGATCCGATCCCTGTGCCGCCGTTCGGACCGGCGGCACAGGGCTGGACGGGCCGGGGTCAGTTGCGGATGCGGTCGCGGATCCAGACCCCGGCCTCCTTCAGGACCCCGGTGCCCGTCCAGTTGCTCCCGCTGCACGTGCCGGTCTTGAAGACGGCACCGGAGCGGTGGTCGTCGGAGTAGTTCCAGTTGGTCCAGGAGATCTTCTTGCGCTTCATCAGGTCGAGGTAGCGCTGAGACATGGCGAAGTCGTTGGCGCCCTCGCCCGAGTAGTTCTGCGTCCCGAACTCCGTGACGAATACGGGGAGTTTGTCGGAGGCCCGGTCGAGCGTGCTGAGGTACGCCTCGCGGTGCGAGGCGGCGTAGAAGTGGAAGGTGTACATGATGTTCGAGGCGTTGACGGGGTTGTTCACGACCTCCGACTCGTTGGAGCCCTCGGACACCCCGAACGAGGACCAGGCGCGCGTCCCGACCAGCACGACCGCATCGGGGTCCTCGGCCCGGATCACCGGGATGATCTGCTCGGCGTAGGACTTGATGGCCGACCAGCTCACCCCCGAGGGCTCGTTGGCGATCTCGTAGAGCACGCCCGGGTGGTTCCGGTACTTCTTCGCCATCGCCCTGAAGAACGTCTTCGCCTTGCCCAGGTTCGCGTTCGGGTCGCCCGGGGAGAGCATGTGCCAGTCGATCACCGCGTACATACCGCGCGCGTGCGCCGCGTCGACGAACTTCTGCGCACGGGCGGTGAATCCGGCCGGGTCGGTCTCGTAACCGCCCTCCTGCACGTAGGTGGAGACGCGCAGCACGTCGGCGCGCCAGTCCCGGGCCAGGGCGTCGAGCGAGCCGCCGGTGACGCACTGGGCGTACCACTGGGTGCC
Encoded here:
- a CDS encoding glycoside hydrolase family 5 protein; this encodes MHQRTNPPTEPTPTAGRRRFARKALLAASALGVVTALMAPVRAGAAPAPAPAPVSPTAATPLAANGQLAVCGVRLCNSSGRAIALNGMSTHGTQWYAQCVTGGSLDALARDWRADVLRVSTYVQEGGYETDPAGFTARAQKFVDAAHARGMYAVIDWHMLSPGDPNANLGKAKTFFRAMAKKYRNHPGVLYEIANEPSGVSWSAIKSYAEQIIPVIRAEDPDAVVLVGTRAWSSFGVSEGSNESEVVNNPVNASNIMYTFHFYAASHREAYLSTLDRASDKLPVFVTEFGTQNYSGEGANDFAMSQRYLDLMKRKKISWTNWNYSDDHRSGAVFKTGTCSGSNWTGTGVLKEAGVWIRDRIRN